Proteins encoded in a region of the Flammeovirga yaeyamensis genome:
- a CDS encoding sigma-70 family RNA polymerase sigma factor, with translation MSAEQAITEYRPLLYAVAYRILGVASDAEDMVQETFLKIMRVDLSKIEDIKNYLIKTITNTCLNHLEALKRKKEHLVDNWSNITHNFHFDPFDQWSSDKASEISEGLRNMMKRLNDSELGVYLLKEAFNLNYNEITEIAKKKADHCRQLFHRSKMKLEDGKDKFNVDPEKHFQIFKRFQQANKDGEVRSLVDFIFGDKKSKQKNNLANNS, from the coding sequence ATGTCAGCAGAACAAGCCATAACAGAATATAGGCCGCTATTGTATGCAGTGGCTTACAGAATCCTTGGGGTTGCCAGCGATGCCGAAGACATGGTACAAGAAACTTTTTTGAAAATTATGAGAGTCGATCTTTCGAAGATCGAGGACATTAAAAATTATCTAATCAAAACGATAACCAATACCTGTCTTAATCACTTAGAAGCTCTTAAAAGAAAAAAAGAACATCTTGTAGATAATTGGTCAAACATTACTCATAACTTCCACTTCGATCCTTTCGATCAATGGTCATCTGATAAAGCCTCAGAAATTTCTGAAGGTTTAAGAAATATGATGAAACGTCTGAACGATTCTGAATTAGGGGTTTATCTATTAAAAGAAGCATTCAATTTAAATTATAACGAGATTACAGAGATTGCTAAGAAAAAAGCAGATCACTGTCGTCAACTTTTCCACCGATCAAAAATGAAATTGGAAGATGGGAAAGACAAATTTAATGTTGATCCAGAAAAACACTTCCAAATCTTTAAGAGATTCCAACAAGCCAACAAAGATGGAGAGGTAAGAAGTCTTGTAGATTTTATTTTTGGTGATAAAAAATCAAAGCAAAAAAATAATTTAGCAAATAATAGTTAA
- the gap gene encoding type I glyceraldehyde-3-phosphate dehydrogenase produces the protein MSAIKVGINGFGRIGRFVFRASVEREDIEVVGINDLIDVEYMAYMLKYDSTHGRFNGTVEIVDGNLVVNGKTVRVTAERNPEDLKWDAVGAEVVVESTGLFLTDETARKHITAGAKKVVMSAPSKDATPMFVMGVNNNEYAGQDIVSNASCTTNCLAPIAKVLNDKWGIKDGLMTTVHATTATQKTVDGPSMKDWRGGRGAGQNIIPSSTGAAKAVGKVIPALNGKLTGMAFRVPTPDVSVVDLTVNLEKPATYAEICAEMKKASEGELAGVLGYTEDMVVSNDFIGEVQTSVFDANAGIALTDTFVKVVSWYDNEIGYSNKVLDLVAHIYNA, from the coding sequence ATGTCAGCAATTAAAGTAGGTATCAACGGTTTTGGTCGTATCGGTCGTTTCGTTTTCCGTGCATCTGTAGAAAGAGAAGATATTGAGGTAGTAGGTATTAATGACCTTATCGATGTTGAGTACATGGCTTACATGCTTAAGTACGATTCAACTCACGGACGTTTCAACGGTACAGTTGAGATCGTTGACGGTAACTTAGTTGTTAATGGTAAAACAGTTCGCGTTACAGCTGAGCGTAACCCAGAAGATTTGAAGTGGGACGCAGTTGGCGCTGAAGTAGTTGTTGAATCAACTGGTTTATTCTTAACTGACGAAACTGCACGTAAGCACATCACTGCTGGTGCTAAGAAAGTTGTTATGTCTGCTCCTTCTAAAGACGCAACTCCAATGTTCGTTATGGGTGTAAACAACAACGAATATGCTGGTCAAGATATCGTTTCTAACGCTTCTTGTACTACAAACTGTTTAGCTCCTATCGCTAAAGTTCTTAACGACAAGTGGGGTATCAAAGACGGTTTGATGACTACAGTTCACGCTACTACTGCAACTCAAAAAACAGTTGACGGTCCTTCAATGAAAGACTGGAGAGGTGGACGTGGTGCTGGTCAAAACATCATCCCTTCTTCTACTGGTGCTGCTAAAGCTGTAGGTAAAGTAATTCCTGCATTGAACGGTAAATTAACTGGTATGGCTTTCCGTGTACCAACTCCAGACGTTTCAGTTGTTGATTTAACTGTAAACTTAGAGAAGCCAGCTACTTACGCTGAAATCTGTGCTGAAATGAAAAAAGCTTCAGAAGGTGAATTAGCAGGTGTTCTTGGTTACACTGAAGATATGGTTGTTTCTAACGACTTTATCGGTGAAGTTCAAACTTCAGTATTTGATGCTAACGCTGGTATCGCTCTTACTGATACTTTCGTTAAAGTTGTATCTTGGTATGACAACGAAATCGGATACTCGAACAAAGTTCTTGATCTAGTAGCTCACATCTACAACGCATAA
- a CDS encoding M15 family metallopeptidase has protein sequence MKNFFIKILILFCTHSLFGQDCTSEKLSKHWKLRVNLSTFVAQKEGVDIDPKFINYDFMNLPIGVPFNYLDYVQLDQYNYVNIGDDKLISPAFEAYKKMKIAANKNNAVINIKSSYRNKSTQTYMLNKHGAHQAETPGYSEHHLLTTIDIRYCGENTKLFLWMLNHAHEYGWIPSYYFRKGTQIRREAWHWRYVGIEAAQWFRCTWNTEYSNEIYRLNRI, from the coding sequence ATGAAAAACTTTTTTATCAAGATATTAATTCTCTTTTGTACCCACTCACTTTTTGGTCAGGATTGCACATCAGAAAAACTTTCTAAGCATTGGAAGTTAAGAGTTAATCTAAGTACGTTTGTCGCCCAAAAAGAAGGTGTCGATATTGATCCTAAATTCATTAATTATGATTTTATGAATTTACCAATTGGCGTGCCTTTCAATTATTTAGATTATGTACAACTTGATCAATATAACTATGTAAACATTGGTGATGATAAATTGATTTCTCCAGCATTTGAGGCTTACAAGAAGATGAAAATTGCTGCGAATAAAAACAATGCCGTTATTAATATCAAATCGTCTTATCGAAATAAAAGTACTCAAACATATATGTTGAATAAACACGGTGCACATCAAGCTGAAACTCCAGGTTATTCAGAACATCATTTACTCACGACCATTGATATTCGCTATTGTGGAGAGAACACAAAGTTATTTTTATGGATGTTGAATCATGCTCATGAATATGGATGGATCCCCTCCTATTACTTCCGTAAAGGCACCCAAATTAGAAGAGAAGCATGGCATTGGAGATATGTAGGTATAGAAGCTGCTCAGTGGTTTAGATGTACATGGAATACAGAATATTCAAATGAAATATACCGCTTGAATAGAATCTAG
- a CDS encoding bestrophin family protein — protein sequence MYTKRNYSVAIMVKWTRRYIYHFILLSIIPVFLYDILNWKWLQLPWLPIGLVGTALAFIIGFKNNASYGRAWEARKIYGGIVNTSRLLATMVNDFITNEHATEKRTDQDFFEIKKTIIHRHIAWMTCLRHALRTKKPWETSFTNISDKEYMKHINIREYNITLEDDLAEYVSPNEKEMIFSYTNKSNACLNLQSQQFKELKLTGLIEDFRHIEFQHLVEKLFDLQGKAERIKNYPYPRQFATLNLFFVWIFVILLPLGLMSEFDKIGQSIMEQGYSSFFIFDFIVRNFVWLTIPFSIVISWIFFTMERVGDVSENPFEGIGNDVPITTMSRGIEIDIREMIGEDKKDIPDPIPESANAQM from the coding sequence ATGTATACTAAAAGGAACTATTCTGTGGCCATCATGGTCAAATGGACCCGAAGATATATTTATCATTTTATACTCCTTTCTATCATCCCTGTTTTCTTATATGATATTTTAAATTGGAAATGGCTACAACTCCCTTGGCTCCCTATTGGTTTGGTAGGTACAGCTTTAGCTTTTATTATTGGTTTTAAAAATAATGCATCCTATGGACGAGCTTGGGAGGCTCGAAAAATCTATGGAGGTATTGTCAATACTTCTAGATTACTTGCCACAATGGTAAATGATTTTATTACCAATGAGCATGCTACAGAAAAAAGAACTGATCAAGATTTTTTTGAAATAAAGAAAACCATTATCCATCGACATATTGCTTGGATGACTTGCTTAAGACATGCTTTGAGAACTAAAAAACCGTGGGAAACATCTTTCACCAATATATCAGATAAAGAATATATGAAGCATATAAATATTAGAGAATACAATATAACCCTAGAAGACGATTTAGCTGAATATGTTAGCCCAAATGAAAAAGAAATGATTTTTTCGTATACCAATAAATCAAATGCATGTCTGAATTTACAATCACAACAATTCAAAGAATTAAAATTAACTGGATTGATTGAAGATTTCAGACATATTGAGTTTCAGCATTTGGTAGAAAAACTATTTGATTTACAAGGCAAAGCTGAACGTATTAAAAATTACCCCTATCCTAGACAGTTTGCTACGCTGAATTTATTCTTCGTTTGGATTTTTGTTATTCTTCTACCTCTTGGATTGATGAGCGAATTTGATAAAATAGGTCAATCTATAATGGAACAAGGCTACTCTTCATTTTTTATTTTTGACTTCATTGTAAGAAACTTCGTTTGGTTGACTATACCATTTAGTATTGTTATTTCCTGGATATTCTTTACGATGGAAAGAGTGGGTGATGTATCAGAGAATCCATTCGAAGGTATTGGAAATGATGTGCCTATAACCACTATGTCAAGAGGAATAGAAATTGATATACGTGAGATGATTGGAGAAGATAAAAAAGACATTCCTGATCCAATTCCGGAATCTGCGAATGCACAGATGTAA
- a CDS encoding GNAT family N-acetyltransferase, with the protein MSLEIRKVTTKKDQKEFVNLQFDLYKGNTYWVPPIKKDELSIFTEDNPFEKFCDTEFWLAFKNGKCVGRIGAIINHKYNEKADEKNVRFSRLEFIDDREVVQTLLETAEKWGKEKGMTGIVGPLGYTNLDHQGMMIEGHDHLPSVASEYHLPYYKEHLEALGYDKLVDWIEFRLTLDEEVIEKGKKGATLLMRRTKTKIVSFKSNDELIEYADDIFNLLGESFKDLYSVISFDKEMVEYYKKKFLKLLSPKYVKVLLSEEDEEMLGFVIGMPSLSRALQKANGSIWPFGWYHIMQALKKNDTCDFLLTAVHPKLQRLGGGVMLVGELQRTMQENGIKYLETTGMFETNQKAIQNWKNYDHIQHKRKRCFTKAL; encoded by the coding sequence ATGAGTCTGGAGATACGTAAAGTAACCACTAAAAAAGATCAAAAGGAGTTTGTCAATCTTCAATTTGATTTATATAAAGGAAATACCTATTGGGTGCCGCCTATTAAGAAAGACGAATTATCAATCTTTACTGAAGATAACCCATTTGAGAAGTTCTGTGATACCGAATTTTGGCTTGCCTTTAAAAATGGAAAATGTGTAGGAAGAATTGGTGCGATTATCAATCACAAATACAATGAAAAAGCTGACGAAAAAAATGTACGTTTTTCTCGTTTAGAATTTATTGATGATAGAGAAGTAGTTCAGACTTTACTTGAAACGGCAGAAAAGTGGGGTAAAGAAAAAGGAATGACAGGTATTGTTGGACCTTTAGGATACACTAACTTGGACCACCAAGGTATGATGATTGAAGGTCATGATCACTTGCCTTCTGTCGCATCAGAATATCATTTACCTTATTATAAAGAGCATTTAGAGGCTTTAGGTTATGATAAACTTGTCGATTGGATTGAGTTTAGATTAACCCTTGATGAAGAGGTTATTGAAAAAGGAAAGAAAGGAGCGACGCTTTTGATGAGAAGAACAAAAACTAAAATTGTTTCTTTCAAGTCAAACGATGAGTTAATCGAATATGCTGATGATATATTTAACCTTCTAGGGGAATCATTTAAAGATCTTTATAGTGTAATATCATTTGATAAAGAAATGGTAGAATACTATAAGAAGAAGTTCTTGAAGTTATTATCACCTAAATATGTGAAGGTGTTGTTGTCTGAAGAGGATGAGGAAATGTTAGGTTTCGTAATTGGTATGCCTTCATTATCAAGAGCGCTTCAAAAAGCCAACGGAAGCATATGGCCGTTTGGATGGTACCACATTATGCAAGCTTTGAAAAAGAACGACACTTGTGATTTCTTATTAACTGCAGTTCATCCAAAATTACAAAGATTGGGTGGTGGAGTAATGTTAGTAGGTGAACTTCAAAGAACAATGCAAGAAAATGGCATTAAATATTTAGAGACCACAGGTATGTTCGAAACGAACCAGAAAGCTATTCAAAACTGGAAAAACTATGATCATATTCAACATAAAAGAAAGCGTTGTTTTACAAAAGCTTTATAA
- the ggt gene encoding gamma-glutamyltransferase — MNKIITLFLFLLFINCSHSNSDKQKNEEGTIGRNGMVSTAHPLASEIGLNILKQGGNAFDAAVAIQFALAVAYPRAGNIGGGGFMVYYTKDNAYGSLDFREKAPLKSHRDMFLNKYGNTIDNLSLRGALAVGVPGTVDGMVKIHEKLGHLPWKHLLQPAIDLAKNGVILTDQEAKKINQYLDDFNEVNPQKIPFTTSTEWKEGDRIHYQKLAETLKLIQEKKRDGFYKGTVAQAIIDEMNQHHGIISQKDLDAYSAKWRTPITATFQDSLQLISMPPPSSGGIALAQILKCLDEIDNNRMSFNDFEWAHTLIELERRAYADRATYLGDDDFIDVPTELLLSKKYLRQRLENFNPNKATPSQEIKAGNVFTIESFETTHFSIVDKEGNAVAITTTLNGNFGSKLFVQGGGFFLNNEMDDFSIKPGVPNQFGLVGGTANEIQPEKRMLSSMTPTIILKNGKLFMVVGTPGGSTIITSVLQTIVNVSEFGMNMQEAVYAKKFHSQWMPDKVYYEDGAFSDQTIEKLRSMGHDLEITEQLGKMDCILIRKDSTLEGASDVKRGDGRALGY; from the coding sequence ATGAATAAAATCATCACCCTTTTTTTATTCCTTCTCTTTATTAACTGTTCGCATTCAAATTCTGACAAACAAAAAAATGAAGAAGGCACAATTGGAAGAAATGGAATGGTCTCTACTGCACATCCTTTAGCCTCCGAAATTGGATTAAATATTCTAAAGCAAGGAGGTAATGCATTTGATGCCGCAGTGGCTATACAATTTGCTCTTGCGGTTGCCTACCCTCGAGCAGGTAACATTGGAGGGGGTGGCTTTATGGTTTATTACACCAAAGACAACGCTTACGGAAGTTTAGACTTTAGAGAAAAAGCTCCATTAAAAAGTCATAGAGATATGTTTCTTAATAAATATGGTAACACAATAGATAATCTTTCTCTAAGAGGTGCACTTGCAGTTGGAGTTCCTGGTACCGTGGATGGTATGGTAAAAATCCATGAAAAATTAGGTCATTTACCTTGGAAACACTTGCTACAACCTGCTATAGATTTAGCAAAAAACGGGGTTATCTTAACTGATCAAGAAGCAAAAAAAATAAATCAATATCTTGATGATTTTAATGAAGTTAATCCTCAAAAAATACCATTCACGACTTCTACCGAATGGAAAGAAGGTGATCGAATTCATTATCAAAAATTAGCCGAAACTTTAAAGTTAATTCAAGAAAAGAAAAGAGATGGTTTTTATAAAGGTACTGTGGCACAAGCAATTATTGATGAAATGAATCAACATCATGGTATCATCTCACAAAAAGACTTAGATGCATATTCAGCAAAATGGAGGACTCCTATCACTGCTACTTTTCAAGATTCTCTTCAATTAATTAGTATGCCTCCTCCTTCCTCTGGAGGTATTGCCTTAGCTCAAATTCTTAAATGTTTAGATGAAATTGATAATAACCGTATGTCGTTCAACGATTTCGAATGGGCACACACTTTGATCGAATTAGAAAGAAGAGCCTATGCTGATAGAGCGACCTATTTAGGTGATGACGATTTTATTGATGTCCCCACCGAACTTTTATTATCAAAAAAATATTTAAGACAGCGATTAGAAAATTTTAATCCTAATAAAGCCACCCCTTCTCAAGAGATAAAAGCAGGAAATGTATTCACCATAGAAAGTTTCGAAACCACTCATTTCTCTATAGTAGACAAAGAAGGAAATGCTGTAGCAATTACTACAACGCTCAACGGTAATTTCGGAAGTAAGCTTTTCGTTCAAGGTGGTGGATTTTTCCTAAACAACGAAATGGATGACTTTAGCATTAAGCCTGGAGTTCCTAATCAATTTGGTTTAGTAGGTGGCACAGCAAATGAGATCCAACCGGAAAAAAGAATGTTATCGAGCATGACACCAACAATTATATTAAAGAATGGAAAGTTATTTATGGTTGTTGGCACTCCTGGTGGATCAACAATTATTACATCGGTATTACAAACTATAGTCAATGTATCTGAATTTGGAATGAATATGCAAGAAGCCGTTTACGCTAAAAAGTTTCATTCCCAATGGATGCCCGACAAAGTATATTATGAAGATGGTGCATTTAGTGATCAAACAATAGAAAAACTGAGATCGATGGGGCACGACTTAGAAATAACAGAGCAATTAGGTAAAATGGATTGTATTTTAATTCGAAAAGATTCGACATTAGAAGGGGCCTCAGATGTTAAAAGAGGAGATGGAAGGGCATTAGGTTATTAA
- a CDS encoding DUF4442 domain-containing protein, whose translation MNQTVKETPIVQLSVKQEKFAKKMLHPFKFKLFTLTQVPLGFIAGMKLETLEGEQCTTSLPYKFLNKNPFKSTYFAAQSMAAELSTAALGMLHLSDHLKTIAFIIVDMEAKFIKKATDKVTFTCVDGEMVQKGIEKAYETGESVEVKMKTEGKMPNGQVVSTFYFTWSFKKRK comes from the coding sequence ATGAATCAAACAGTTAAGGAAACACCCATAGTGCAATTGAGTGTTAAGCAGGAGAAGTTTGCGAAAAAGATGCTACATCCATTTAAGTTTAAACTTTTTACTTTAACACAAGTACCTTTAGGTTTTATAGCAGGTATGAAGTTAGAAACCTTGGAAGGGGAACAGTGTACGACGTCTCTACCTTACAAGTTTTTGAATAAAAACCCTTTTAAATCAACCTATTTTGCTGCTCAAAGTATGGCTGCTGAACTGTCAACTGCAGCATTGGGGATGCTTCACCTAAGTGATCATTTAAAAACCATTGCTTTTATTATTGTTGATATGGAGGCAAAGTTTATTAAAAAGGCAACTGATAAAGTAACATTTACTTGTGTAGATGGAGAAATGGTACAAAAAGGAATTGAAAAGGCTTATGAAACAGGAGAGTCGGTTGAAGTGAAAATGAAAACAGAAGGGAAAATGCCCAATGGACAGGTTGTTTCTACTTTTTACTTCACTTGGTCATTTAAGAAAAGAAAGTGA